In Euzebya sp., the sequence GCGCAGGCCTCGGCGGCCCGCGGGCGCCCCGTCCCGCCGGCGTGGCGGTAGCCCTCGCCGAAGGCGGCGAGCGCGGTCGGGACACGGAGGTCCCAGGTGCGCGCCGCGGTGATGAGCGCGTCGACGACGCCGGCGAGATCCCAGGCGGCGGGACCCACCCCGGCGCCGCCGCGGTCGATCAGGCGCACGCGGCACTCCTTCGCCCTGCAGCGCCCCACGCCCGTGTCCACCCACAGATCGTCCAACCGCACGTCGCCGTGGACCCACCCCTCGGCCGTCCACCCGCGCTCGACGACCCGTACGGCGCGGCGCACGGTAGGGTCGGCGAGGGCGTCGCGGACGGCACCGGTCGCGCCGGTCGGCAGTTCGCCGGAGAGCAGGGACGGCAGCGCGGCGGTCCGCTGCCCCGCGCGGACCGGGTGGCGGTGGAGCTCGGCGAGAGCCCGCCCGACCGCCCGGCAGACCCGGAGCTGACCGGCCCGGCCGGTCCACAGCTCGCGCAGCGGGATGCCCTGGGCTGCCACGTCGGTCGTCGCCGGGGCGAGCGCTGTCGGGCGGTCCGCCGCCGCCACGACGCCCGGGGCGGCGGGCAGGTCCAGCGCGCACGGGGTGGTCGGGCCCCCAGGTCCCCGGGGTGCCCACCCCCCGTCCAGGTCGCACGGCGTCCGGACGTCGGTGTCACGGACCAGCATCGCGGAGGCCGTCATCGCATGTCCTCGGTGGTGCGCATCTGCCCATCCCTGCCAGGTCGTCCAGCACCCGCCGCCGGAGGGCGGGTGCGGTGAGGAGGAGCGTGGCCGGATGGCGGTGATACATCCACCTCACACGGCGTATCAGCGCCGACCCCCGCCCCTCTTCCTCGTCGACGCACCGCCCTCTACGCTCGAGGTCGCGGGCAGCGGACGGCCGGACGACCGCCGGTGGCGGGCGACGCGAGTGTGGAGGACAGATGTCGACGGACGACCCGATCAGCCAGGCGAGGGCGACCGGCCTGCCGCGGGACGACGGGCGGCGCTGGCAGCTGCTGGACCCGGCCACCGCCGTGCGGGCGCCTGGTGCCCCGGAACCCCGCGCCACGGTGTACGAGCGGTCCACGGTGCTGGTCGGCGGCCTGCCCGGTGGGCGGGCCAGCGCCCGGCTCAGCCAGATCACCGAGGTCGCCGAGCAGATGGGGTGGTCCGCGACCGTCCTCGAGGACGAGCGCGCCCTCGCCGGCCGGGTCGCCGAGGCGACGGCGCAGGGCGAGCTGCGCGAGCTGGCTGAGGACACCTGGGTGACCCGCGTGCAGCTGGCGCCGGCCGGGCGGGCCCCGCAGGCACCCCCGGACGCCTGGCACCTGCTCCAGCAGCTGCTCGCCCGCGACGCGAAGGCCTCCGCTGACGTCGGGCTCGACCACCTCGTCCGCGCCTGCGAGATCGGCGGGGTGCCCTTCTGGGTCGGGCACCCGTTCTGGGTCGGGCACCCCTTCTGGGTCGGGCACCCGTTCTGGGTCGGGCACGGGGGCGGCTCGCCGGTGACCACCTACGCCCAGCCCGGCATGGGCGGCCGGTCACCGGTGGCGGTCGTCGCCGGGGACCCCTCCCGGCACGCACCGCGCCCCGACCGACCGCCCGTCGTCGCGGTCCCGGACACCGGCCTCGGCGCCCACCCCTGGTACGACGGGCATCCCGGCGTCATCCGCGGGGTGACGTACGCCGGCCTGCCCATCGGCGGGGACGAAGCGGACCAGGGCGACGGCGCGGTCGAGGGACTCGACGGGACCCTCGCCCCGCTGGCCGGTCACGGGACCTTCATCGCCGGTCTCCTCCGCCAGGGGGCGCCGGCCGCCTCGATCCTGCCCCTCGGCGTGATGGACGCGGGCGGATCCGTGAGCGAATCCGACCTGCTGCGCGCCCTCGCGCTGTTGCTGCTGCGCCACGTCGACGGCCAGCGCGGCGGCCGGCCCGACGAGGTCATCGACGTGCTGAGCCTCTCCCTCGGCTACTACCACGAGACCCCGCAGGACGCGATCACGACGAGCTTCCTGCGCGTGCTGCTCGACCGGTACGGGGCGCACGGCGTCGTCGTCGTCGCGGCCGCCGGGAACGACGCCACGACCGAACCCCTGCTGCCCGCGGGCTTCGCCGCGGATCGTGACGCCCCCGACCACGTGGGCCACCGGGTGCCCCTCGTCAGCGTCGGGGCACTCAACCCCCCGGGGGACACGGCCGCGTTCTTCTCGAACGACGGCAGCCGGGTCAGCTGCTGGCGTCCGGGCGCGGCGCTCGTCTCGACGCTGCCCACGTCCTTCGAGGGCGCCGGGCAGGAGGGTGCGGAGACCGTCCCGACGGGGTTCCACCCGCGCGGCACGATCGACCTCGACGACTTCACGAGCGGGTTCGGCATCTGGTCCGGCACCTCCTTCGCCGCCCCGGTGCTGGCCGCCGAGGTGCTCGCGCACCTCACCGGCGCGGGGGACCTGGCCGACACGGACCCGGATGCGATGGTGGCCCGCGGCTGGGATGCGGTGCGCGCAGTGGTCAGGTGGGAGCGACCGTGACGGCGCCCCGGCCGACCGGCGAGCGCGCCGCACCGGGCCTCATCGACACCGCCGCTGCCGCCTTCGACGCCTACCGCGCCGGCGACCGGGCGCAGATGGGGGAGCTCGTCGACCTGCTCACCCCAATCCTGTGGCACACCGCCCGCAGCCAGGGCGTCGACGAGCGCCGCGCGGAGGACGTCCTGCAGACGGCGTGGCTCCGCCTGGTCGATCACGCCGACCGCATCGAGGACCCGAGGCGCGTGCTCGCGTGGATGCTGACCACCGTCAAGCGAGAGGCCTGGCGCGTCCGTCGAGCCGGAGGACGCGAGGACGCCGACCTCGACCGAGCCCCCGAGCCGATCAGCACCGCACCCGACCCGGAGGCCCACAGCCTCCTCACCGAGCGCCAGCAGGCCCTGTGGGGGCACGTGGGCGCCCTCTCCGAGCGCTGCCAGCAGCTGCTGCGGGTCATCGCGTTCGCGCAGAAGCCGGACTACGCCGGCATCTCAGAGGCACTCGGCATGCCGGTGGGCAGCATCGGCCCCACCCGGGGCCGGTGCCTTGACAAGCTCAGGCGGCTGCTCGCCGCCGACGACGACTGGGGGACTGGCGATGGATGAGACGATCGACGCGACGGACCTCGTGATCCTGGATGCGCTCCGCGAGGTGCACAGCCACCTCGACCCCGCCCCGGCAGGGCTCGAGGAGCGGCTGAAGTTCGCGTTGACGGTCCACGGGCTCCACGCCGAGGTCGCCGAGCTGACCAGGACGCCGCTCAGCGTCGCCCGCGCTGACGAGGTCACCCACACCGAGAGCATCACCTTCGCGAGCGGCACGGTCAGCCTCATGGTCTCCTTCAGCGACCAGACCGCGGACAGCGTGACGGTCGACGGCTGGGTCACCCGCGGTGGTGCGGAGGTGGAGCTGCAGATCGGCAACGGCATCCACGCCGCCCGAGCCGATGTCCACGGCAGGTTCACGTTGCGCGACGTGCCGCGGGGCCGCGGGAGCTTCGTGATCTGGCCGGACCCCGACACCGACGGATCGCGCCCCGTGGTGACCCCGGCCGTCGACCTCTAGTTGGGCGGCCACCAGGTGGGCGGCGACGCCGACGCGCTCGACCGGGCGCGGGACCTCCACCGGCGCGGGGTGGAGGCGAACTCGGCCGGTCGGCCCGCCGAGGCCGCGTCGATCCTCCGCGCGGCCCTCGACGTGCTGGATGGCCCGGACGACCCCGCCCCGGACGACCCTGCCCCGGACGACCCTGCCGGCATCCGACTGCGCGCGAGGGTCCTGATGGCCCTGGCGTTCGCGGTGTTCGAGGCCTCCGGGCTGCCCGCCGCCGAGGCCGTCCTCGCCGACGCGCTGACCGAGGCCGACGCGGTCGGTGATGCCGAGCTGAGCGCCCTGTGCCACTCCCAGCGCGCCAACCTGCTCGGCCGGGCCGGGCAGATGAGCGCCGCGCTCGACGAGCTCGACGCGGCCGTGGAGCGCCTCGACGCCCTGGACGCGCGTGACCAGTTCGTCCTCCTCAGCAACCGGGGCGTCACCTACAGCCTGCTGGGTCGACTCACCGAGGCGGCAGCCGACGCGGCCCGGGCCGTGCGGATCGCCGCCGATGCCGGGTTGGTCCGCGAGGAGGCGATGGCGCTCCACAACGAGGGGTGGATCGCCTACCTCGTGGGGGATCTGCCGAGGGCGCTCGCGCTGATGCGCCGCAGCGAGGCCATGGGCGTCGACGTGTCCGGCGCGGTCTCGCGCCTCGACCGCGGGCGGGTGCTGCTCGAGGCCGGACTGGGCCGCGAGGCGGTTGAGGTCCTCACGCAGGCGACCGCCGCCGCCGAGGAGCGCCACCAGCACCACGTGCTCGCGGAGATCGAGCTCGAGCTGGCCCGCGCGCACGCGGTCCGGGGTGACGTCGACGCGGCCGAGCGCATGGCCAGGGCCGCCGGGCAGCGCTTCCGGTCGGCCGACGCGGCGGGGTGGGCGGCCAGGGCCGATCTGGTCCTCGCCCAGATCACCGCCGGTCCGGGCGGACGTCCCGGTGCGGTGGCCGAGGACGTGGAGGCGCTCATCGCCCGCGCCCAGGATGCGGACGACCCCCTGCTGGAGCTCGAGTCCCGCGTGCTGGCTGCGCAGGCAGCGCTCGACCGGGCTCTGACGGCAGCCGCGGTCGCGCACCTCGACGCCGCCGAGGACCTGGTGGCCAGCACCGGTGGCACCGGCCTGCTGAGCATCCGGTTGCAGCTGCGGCTGGGACGGGCGATGGCGGCGGCCGCCGCCGGTCGCGTGGCCGAGGTCCCGGCGGTGCTGGACCTCGCCGCTGACGACCTGGCCCGCGCCCAGGGCCTGAGCGCCAGCCTGGACCTGCGGACCGCCATCGCCGTCCACGGCACCAGGCTGGCCGAGCTCGACCTGGCGCTGGCGCTGCCATCCGGCCCGGACGCGGTGATCACGAGCACCGAGCGCTGGCGGTCGGTGACCGCGCGGCTCCCCCGCGTGCGCCCGCCGGGCTCCCCCGCGCTCGCATCCGCCCTCGCGGACCTGCGCCGCCTGCGCGAGGACCTGCGCGCGGACGTCGGTGCCGCTGCCCGGGCCGAGCTCCTGACCCGCATCGAGGCGGTGGAGGCGGACGTGAGCGAGCACGCGCGCGGCCAGCGGGACGTCGACGCGCGCGCTGCGCCGCTCGCCCCGCTCGACCCGGAGACCCTGCGGGAGGCCCTCGACGCCGTCGACGCGGACCTGCTGTCGCTGGTGGAGCACGACGGCGAGGTCCTCGCCGTGGTCGTCGCCAGCGGCCACGCCTCGATCCACCGCCTGGGCGCCGCGCGTGTGGTGGCCGAGACCTCCCGACGGCTGCGGGCCGACCTCCAGGCCGCGGCGACCCACGAGCTGGGCCCGATGCGCGCGGCCGTGTGGAGCTCCCTCCGCGCCGGGCTCGACGACCTCGACCGGACGGTCGTGCGGCCGTGCGGCCTGGCGCGCCCCCGCGTGGTGGTCGTCCCCCACCGCGGGACCGCGGCCCTGCCGTGGGGGATGCTCCCGTCCCTCGCCGGCCGCGGGGTGGTGGTAGCGCGCTCGGCGACCGCCTGGGCGCGCGGCCTGTCGACCCCGGTCGCGACCCCCGACGTGGCGGCGATCGGCGGTCCCGACCTCCCGGCGGCGGACGAGGAGGTCCGCCGGGTCGCCGACCGCTGGCCGCGCGCGGCGCTCGTGCCGGCCGGCAACTCGTCAGCCGCGGCGCTGCGGGACGCCCTCGTCGGCGCCGACGTCGTCCACGTCGCCGCCCACGGCCTGCACCACCAGGAGAGCCCGCTGTTCGCGTCCGTCCGGATGGCCGACGGCCCCCTCTTCGTCCACGACCTCGAGCTCAGCGGCGTCGGCGCAGCCCACGTGATCCTCTCCTCCTGCGACGTGGGCCGCTCCACCGTGCGGCCGGGCGACGAGCCCCTGGGGCTCGCCGCCGGGATGCTCGCGCTGGGGGCCCGCTCCGTCGTCGCCGCGGTGTGCCGCGTCCCCGACGCGGTGGCGGCGGCGGTGATGGACCGCTACCACCGGCGGCTCGCGGCGGGGGATCCGAGCGACGTGGCGCTCGCGGCGGCGGCGGGGGAGGGTGAGGAGCTGGGCCGTGCGTTCGTCGTCGCCGGGTCGCCCTGGCAGGTCGCCGTGGGCAGCGGGTAGGTCAGCGCCGGCAGCCGCACGGGGTCTGCCCGCACCGGGGGCAGCCGTCGGCGTAGCGCTGGGCGGCCGTGGCGAGGTCGACGCCGGACTGCGCGGCCAGCGAGGCGAGCCACGCGAGGACGTCGGCGAACTCGTGCACCCGCTCGTCGTGCGTCCCCCGGAACAGCGCCCGGGAGAGCTCCCCGACCTCCTCGGTGAACCACGCGAAGGTCCGCGCCAGCCCTCGCTCGGCGTCGCGGTCGCCGTACAGGGCGACCATCTGGTCCTGGAAGGTGGCGATGTCGGTGATCGCGCGCGGGGTCGTGTCGGCCATGGTCCCGCACGCTAGCGCCGGCCCGTCGGCGTATGGTCGTCCCACGTGGAACGACGTCGCCTCCTCCGCCGAGCGGCCGTCGCCGTGGCGGCCGTCGGGATCGGCGTGCAGCTCGTCCCCCTCGGCGCGTGGCAGTTCTCGAACCCGCCGGTGGTCGACGCCGCGAGGTTCCCGACCGCGGAGGCCGAGGAGGTCGCGCGGGCGGCCTGCTTCGACTGCCACAGCCACGAGACGCGCTACCCGCCCTACGCCTACGTGGCCCCGGCCAGCTGGCTGCTCCAGCGCGACGTCGCCGAGGGCCGCGACGAGCTCAACTTCTCCGACTTCGGGGACTCCGACGCCGACGACGCCGCCGATGCCGTGCGGGACGGGTCGATGCCGCCGAGCCGCTACACCCTCCTCCACCCGGGTGCGCGGCTGGACGAGGCGGAGGCGACCGTCCTGGTCGAGGCGCTCGAGCGCATGGCGAGGGACTGACCACCTCCGTCATCGCGGCACCGACCGCATCCGGCGGGCGCGCAGCTGCCCGCACGCGGCATCGACGTCGAGGCCCTGGGTGTCGCGGACGGCGGTGTCGACGCGTGCGTCGACCAGGGCACGGCGGAACCGGGCCAGCAGCCGGTCATCGGCCCGCAGGAAGCGCTGCTCCCCGTCGACCGGGTTCCAGCGCATCAGGTTGACCCGAGCAGGCCGGTCGGCGAACCAGCCGATGAGCCGGTCCAGGTCCTCGTCGGTGTCGTTGTGGCCCGGCAGGAGCAGGTACACGTAGGTGACCGGCCTGCCGTGCCGCTCGGCCCACGACTGGCTGCCGTCGATCACCTCCTCGATCCGGTGGGCACGGGCGCCGGGGATCAGCTCGCGCCGCACCGCGTCGTCCGTGGCGTGCAGCGAGATGGTCAGGTTGATGCCGAGGTGCTCCTCGCGGAGGCGCCGCAGCGCGGCCGGCGGGCCGATGGTGGAGATCGTGATGCCGCGGGTGCTGAGCCCGCGGCCTCGGCGGTCGCGCAGGATCCTGATCGCGGCGAGGACGTTGTCGTAGTTGTGCAGCGGCTCGCCGATCCCCATGAACACGACCCGGTTGATGCGGGTGCCCAGCTGGAGGACCTGCTGCACGATCTCGCCGGGGGACAGGTGGCGGGTCAGGCCGTCCTGGCCGGAGGCGCAGAACGCGCAGCGGAACGCACAGCCCACCTGTGAGGACACGCAGGCGGTCGTGCCGGTCCGGCGGGTGATCGCGACGGTCTCGACCGACGAGCCGTCGGGCAGGCCGAAGAGGTGCTTGGTGGTCATCGACCCCCGCTCCACCGCCTGCAGCGGCAGCGCGGACGTGGTCAGGTCGTGGGTCCGCGCCACCCGCCTGACGGTGGCGGTGGTGCGGCGGTGGCGGTAGAGGGACCGGTAGACGTCACCGGCGGTCTCGGGGTCCTCGAGGTCGGCGATCTCGTCGAAGGACAGGTCGAACAGGCTGCGACGGGGTGGTCGCGTGGCACGGCGTGGCCGGGCGCGGTCGGACGGTGGCATGGGCACTCCTCCCGGGTGCGCGGACGCGGGTGGCGTCCGGACTGAGCAGGTATGCCGACACCGCGCACCGCGGAGGGGTGCCTCGACGGGGTGTCAGCGGGGGCTCAGCGCAACCGGATGAAGAAGTCCATCGCAGAGGGACGGTACCGACCTCCCGATCTGCGATCAACCGCTGGGGACGCACCGAGATGACGAACGGGTGACGGCGGTTGTGCGCAGCGTCACGCCGGGCCTAGGGTCCGAGCCGCCCGGGTGCCGCCGGCCCGGGCAGCACCCGGAGACCCGAGGATGGTGTCGCTCGTGATGAAGAGGACCGCAGCTGCCCTGGTCGTCGTGGTGGCGGTGGCGCTCGTGCCCACCGCCGCCGTGGCCGCCCCGTTGCCCGGCGGGAGCCCCGCCGGCACACCCCAGGGCGATTTCACCTCGCCCGGGCAGGGACCGGGCGTCACCGGCCTGGAGTGGGTCGCGGTGCACCCGCAGCTGGGTCGCGACGGGAGCCACGCCCACC encodes:
- a CDS encoding phosphotransferase is translated as MTASAMLVRDTDVRTPCDLDGGWAPRGPGGPTTPCALDLPAAPGVVAAADRPTALAPATTDVAAQGIPLRELWTGRAGQLRVCRAVGRALAELHRHPVRAGQRTAALPSLLSGELPTGATGAVRDALADPTVRRAVRVVERGWTAEGWVHGDVRLDDLWVDTGVGRCRAKECRVRLIDRGGAGVGPAAWDLAGVVDALITAARTWDLRVPTALAAFGEGYRHAGGTGRPRAAEACAMALHRAACPTTPPDDVPQLVARAHRAAGLVRAEQGVGIR
- a CDS encoding S8/S53 family peptidase yields the protein MSTDDPISQARATGLPRDDGRRWQLLDPATAVRAPGAPEPRATVYERSTVLVGGLPGGRASARLSQITEVAEQMGWSATVLEDERALAGRVAEATAQGELRELAEDTWVTRVQLAPAGRAPQAPPDAWHLLQQLLARDAKASADVGLDHLVRACEIGGVPFWVGHPFWVGHPFWVGHPFWVGHGGGSPVTTYAQPGMGGRSPVAVVAGDPSRHAPRPDRPPVVAVPDTGLGAHPWYDGHPGVIRGVTYAGLPIGGDEADQGDGAVEGLDGTLAPLAGHGTFIAGLLRQGAPAASILPLGVMDAGGSVSESDLLRALALLLLRHVDGQRGGRPDEVIDVLSLSLGYYHETPQDAITTSFLRVLLDRYGAHGVVVVAAAGNDATTEPLLPAGFAADRDAPDHVGHRVPLVSVGALNPPGDTAAFFSNDGSRVSCWRPGAALVSTLPTSFEGAGQEGAETVPTGFHPRGTIDLDDFTSGFGIWSGTSFAAPVLAAEVLAHLTGAGDLADTDPDAMVARGWDAVRAVVRWERP
- a CDS encoding RNA polymerase sigma factor, translated to MTAPRPTGERAAPGLIDTAAAAFDAYRAGDRAQMGELVDLLTPILWHTARSQGVDERRAEDVLQTAWLRLVDHADRIEDPRRVLAWMLTTVKREAWRVRRAGGREDADLDRAPEPISTAPDPEAHSLLTERQQALWGHVGALSERCQQLLRVIAFAQKPDYAGISEALGMPVGSIGPTRGRCLDKLRRLLAADDDWGTGDG
- a CDS encoding CHAT domain-containing protein, with amino-acid sequence MGGHQVGGDADALDRARDLHRRGVEANSAGRPAEAASILRAALDVLDGPDDPAPDDPAPDDPAGIRLRARVLMALAFAVFEASGLPAAEAVLADALTEADAVGDAELSALCHSQRANLLGRAGQMSAALDELDAAVERLDALDARDQFVLLSNRGVTYSLLGRLTEAAADAARAVRIAADAGLVREEAMALHNEGWIAYLVGDLPRALALMRRSEAMGVDVSGAVSRLDRGRVLLEAGLGREAVEVLTQATAAAEERHQHHVLAEIELELARAHAVRGDVDAAERMARAAGQRFRSADAAGWAARADLVLAQITAGPGGRPGAVAEDVEALIARAQDADDPLLELESRVLAAQAALDRALTAAAVAHLDAAEDLVASTGGTGLLSIRLQLRLGRAMAAAAAGRVAEVPAVLDLAADDLARAQGLSASLDLRTAIAVHGTRLAELDLALALPSGPDAVITSTERWRSVTARLPRVRPPGSPALASALADLRRLREDLRADVGAAARAELLTRIEAVEADVSEHARGQRDVDARAAPLAPLDPETLREALDAVDADLLSLVEHDGEVLAVVVASGHASIHRLGAARVVAETSRRLRADLQAAATHELGPMRAAVWSSLRAGLDDLDRTVVRPCGLARPRVVVVPHRGTAALPWGMLPSLAGRGVVVARSATAWARGLSTPVATPDVAAIGGPDLPAADEEVRRVADRWPRAALVPAGNSSAAALRDALVGADVVHVAAHGLHHQESPLFASVRMADGPLFVHDLELSGVGAAHVILSSCDVGRSTVRPGDEPLGLAAGMLALGARSVVAAVCRVPDAVAAAVMDRYHRRLAAGDPSDVALAAAAGEGEELGRAFVVAGSPWQVAVGSG
- a CDS encoding MazG nucleotide pyrophosphohydrolase domain-containing protein, whose protein sequence is MADTTPRAITDIATFQDQMVALYGDRDAERGLARTFAWFTEEVGELSRALFRGTHDERVHEFADVLAWLASLAAQSGVDLATAAQRYADGCPRCGQTPCGCRR
- a CDS encoding heme-binding domain-containing protein; translation: MERRRLLRRAAVAVAAVGIGVQLVPLGAWQFSNPPVVDAARFPTAEAEEVARAACFDCHSHETRYPPYAYVAPASWLLQRDVAEGRDELNFSDFGDSDADDAADAVRDGSMPPSRYTLLHPGARLDEAEATVLVEALERMARD
- the rlmN gene encoding 23S rRNA (adenine(2503)-C(2))-methyltransferase RlmN; protein product: MPPSDRARPRRATRPPRRSLFDLSFDEIADLEDPETAGDVYRSLYRHRRTTATVRRVARTHDLTTSALPLQAVERGSMTTKHLFGLPDGSSVETVAITRRTGTTACVSSQVGCAFRCAFCASGQDGLTRHLSPGEIVQQVLQLGTRINRVVFMGIGEPLHNYDNVLAAIRILRDRRGRGLSTRGITISTIGPPAALRRLREEHLGINLTISLHATDDAVRRELIPGARAHRIEEVIDGSQSWAERHGRPVTYVYLLLPGHNDTDEDLDRLIGWFADRPARVNLMRWNPVDGEQRFLRADDRLLARFRRALVDARVDTAVRDTQGLDVDAACGQLRARRMRSVPR